Proteins encoded by one window of Sphaerodactylus townsendi isolate TG3544 linkage group LG02, MPM_Stown_v2.3, whole genome shotgun sequence:
- the LG02H11orf16 gene encoding uncharacterized protein C11orf16 homolog isoform X5 encodes MPTEAKHSYRNFITNPSLIYHGSLVACPACALRPFFPPRCLCLDRYPCFADTTCKAVKNLEESLYTDGTPVLARRDTDGYYYPGIIIKKVEGEKREFLVQFIKPFAEEGTTCIQTTASSDILEYVNGMRHSILPGDKVMAPWEPEQKRYGPGTAILGTEHRDPLRAKEDEEIVVSFWNGKKASVPLGVALWISPTQWKRIAEMINMPLTSRKRLEGQLHQASCRICSHIPVPASMHACSLEGLLKWQGPYCHRTCPSHTYFCHICSALAHRQCICCCLKRSGGLGHPFSAEFYLKDNKEDELSRKVFPQQLALEGLSKDQPAIATSSSSSCSSGSPSDEEQPLIKTTMVDQAVSTDSTLFYKPKLKESRRPDWKYWKRSHPRSFYNSQGTNILCSSYGKKRDETCTNSYADRSPTTLMNNSAMFETTEQSPRRLLTVGEVLTHEGIKLFAG; translated from the exons TTGATCTACCATGGTTCCTTAGTAGCATGTCCTGCCTGTGCTCTTAGACCATTCTTCCCACCAAG GTGCTTGTGTCTTGATCGCTACCCCTGTTTTGCTGATACAACCTGTAAGGCAGTAAAGAATCTGGAAGAATCATTGTACACAGATGGCACCCCTGTCCTTGCAAGAAGGGACACTGATGGATATTATTACCCTGGCATAATAATAAAGAAGGTAGAG GGTGAGAAAAGGGAGTTCCTTGTTCAGTTTATCAAGCCCTTTGCAGAGGAAGGAACAACCTGCATACAAACGACAGCCAGCAGTGACATCCTTGAATATGTGAACGGAATGAGACATTCCATATTGCCGGGTGACAAAGTGATGGCACCTTGGGAGCCAGAGCAGAAGAGATATGGCCCCGGCACAGCCATTCTAGGAACTGAGCACAGGGATCCCCTGAGAG caaaagaagatgaagaaattgTAGTCAGCTTTTGGAATGGCAAGAAAGCAAGTGTTCCGCTTGGCGTGGCTTTGTGGATTTCACCAACACAATGGAAAAGGATTGCGGAGATGATTAATATGCCCCTCACCAGCAGGAAGAGGTTGGAAGGGCAACTTCACCAGGCTAGCTGTCGCATCTGCTCACATATTCCTGTACCAGCTTCTATGCACGCATGTTCTTTAGAAGGCCTTCTGAAGTGGCAGGGGCCTTATTGCCACCGTACCtgtccttcccacacttacttttgTCACATATGCTCTGCACTTGCACACAGACAATGTATCTGCTGCTGTCTTAAGCGCAGTGGTGGGTTAGGCCATCCTTTCTCAGCTGAATTTTATTTGAAAGATAATAAAGAAGATGAATTAAGCAGGAAGGTATTTCCTCAACAACTAGCTCTAGAAGGtctttcaaaagaccagccagCTATTGCCACATCCAGCTCTTCTTCATGCTCCTCAGGTTCTCCAAGTGATGAAGAACAGCCCCTGATCAAGACCACAATGGTAGATCAGGCAGTAAGCACAGATTCTACCCTTTTTTATAAGCCCAAACTGAAAGAAAGCAGGAGACCAGACTGGAAATATTGGAAGAGAAGTCATCCCAGATCCTTCTATAATAGTCAAG GAACCAACATTTTGTGTAGCAGCTATGGAAAGAAGAGAGATGAAACCTGTACAAACTCCTATGCGGATAGGTCTCCAACTACTTTAATGAACAATAGTGCCATGTTTGAAACTACTGAACAGTCTCCGCGAAGACTACTTACTGTGGGGGAAGTCCTGACCCATGAAGGTATAAAACTATTTGCAGGCTGA
- the LG02H11orf16 gene encoding uncharacterized protein C11orf16 homolog isoform X4, producing MDNLWSSFPCHSHCWVMPTEAKHSYRNFITNPSLIYHGSLVACPACALRPFFPPRCLCLDRYPCFADTTCKAVKNLEESLYTDGTPVLARRDTDGYYYPGIIIKKVEGEKREFLVQFIKPFAEEGTTCIQTTASSDILEYVNGMRHSILPGDKVMAPWEPEQKRYGPGTAILGTEHRDPLRAKEDEEIVVSFWNGKKASVPLGVALWISPTQWKRIAEMINMPLTSRKRLEGQLHQASCRICSHIPVPASMHACSLEGLLKWQGPYCHRTCPSHTYFCHICSALAHRQCICCCLKRSGGLGHPFSAEFYLKDNKEDELSRKVFPQQLALEGLSKDQPAIATSSSSSCSSGSPSDEEQPLIKTTMVDQAVSTDSTLFYKPKLKESRRPDWKYWKRSHPRSFYNSQGTNILCSSYGKKRDETCTNSYADRSPTTLMNNSAMFETTEQSPRRLLTVGEVLTHEGIKLFAG from the exons TTGATCTACCATGGTTCCTTAGTAGCATGTCCTGCCTGTGCTCTTAGACCATTCTTCCCACCAAG GTGCTTGTGTCTTGATCGCTACCCCTGTTTTGCTGATACAACCTGTAAGGCAGTAAAGAATCTGGAAGAATCATTGTACACAGATGGCACCCCTGTCCTTGCAAGAAGGGACACTGATGGATATTATTACCCTGGCATAATAATAAAGAAGGTAGAG GGTGAGAAAAGGGAGTTCCTTGTTCAGTTTATCAAGCCCTTTGCAGAGGAAGGAACAACCTGCATACAAACGACAGCCAGCAGTGACATCCTTGAATATGTGAACGGAATGAGACATTCCATATTGCCGGGTGACAAAGTGATGGCACCTTGGGAGCCAGAGCAGAAGAGATATGGCCCCGGCACAGCCATTCTAGGAACTGAGCACAGGGATCCCCTGAGAG caaaagaagatgaagaaattgTAGTCAGCTTTTGGAATGGCAAGAAAGCAAGTGTTCCGCTTGGCGTGGCTTTGTGGATTTCACCAACACAATGGAAAAGGATTGCGGAGATGATTAATATGCCCCTCACCAGCAGGAAGAGGTTGGAAGGGCAACTTCACCAGGCTAGCTGTCGCATCTGCTCACATATTCCTGTACCAGCTTCTATGCACGCATGTTCTTTAGAAGGCCTTCTGAAGTGGCAGGGGCCTTATTGCCACCGTACCtgtccttcccacacttacttttgTCACATATGCTCTGCACTTGCACACAGACAATGTATCTGCTGCTGTCTTAAGCGCAGTGGTGGGTTAGGCCATCCTTTCTCAGCTGAATTTTATTTGAAAGATAATAAAGAAGATGAATTAAGCAGGAAGGTATTTCCTCAACAACTAGCTCTAGAAGGtctttcaaaagaccagccagCTATTGCCACATCCAGCTCTTCTTCATGCTCCTCAGGTTCTCCAAGTGATGAAGAACAGCCCCTGATCAAGACCACAATGGTAGATCAGGCAGTAAGCACAGATTCTACCCTTTTTTATAAGCCCAAACTGAAAGAAAGCAGGAGACCAGACTGGAAATATTGGAAGAGAAGTCATCCCAGATCCTTCTATAATAGTCAAG GAACCAACATTTTGTGTAGCAGCTATGGAAAGAAGAGAGATGAAACCTGTACAAACTCCTATGCGGATAGGTCTCCAACTACTTTAATGAACAATAGTGCCATGTTTGAAACTACTGAACAGTCTCCGCGAAGACTACTTACTGTGGGGGAAGTCCTGACCCATGAAGGTATAAAACTATTTGCAGGCTGA